The Streptomyces asoensis DNA window ACGTTGGGCGGGGTGCCGCGGGTGTGCCGGGGGCCCTCGACGCACTGCACGACGGCGTACGGCGGGATCCGCACCTCGGTGGCGCCGCCGGGTGCCCGGTCGGCCAGGGTGTCGGCGAGCAGGCGGGTGGCGGCGGCGAGCGCCCCGCGGTCGTAGGGGACGTCCAGGCCGGGGACGGCGGCGTTCAGGTCGTCGGTGTGGACGACGAGTTCGACGGTCCGCGTGACCAGGTAGTCGGCGAGCGTCATGGCACCGGTGCGGGCCGCGAGGAGACGGCCGGCCGGGGCGGCGGCCAGGGCTTCGGCCAGGCGCTCCCCGGTGCGGGCGAAGAGGGCGTCAAGATCGGGGTTCGCGGCCGCGAGGTCCCGGGTGCCGTCGGCGATGTCGGCGGCGCGGCCGGCCGTGGCGGAGGGCCATTGCAGGAGGGTCAGCTCCGCCTTCGACGGCTCGTCCCGGTCGAGGTTGCGGCTCACGGTGGCCACCGCCATGGTCAGGTGCGCCGCAAGGTCCCGCACCGTCCAGCCCGCCAGTCGTGTGGGCAGCGCGAGCTGCCCGGGGGTGAGCGTGGCCACGGCCCGCCGTACGTTCTCGAACTGCGCGACGACCGCGGCGCGGGTCTTCACGGGGTCGTACACCCGCGCTCGTTTCCTGACCGGAGGCATGGCGGCGAGCCTAGCCGCCGGCACCGACAGGGGGCCGACGTCCCCGGGGTGCGGGCCGCGGCGCAGGCCGGTGCCGGGAGGACGGAGGGGACGCGGAAGGCCCCGACCCCCTTGACGGGGGGGGCGGGGCCTTCGGCAGCGGCGGTCGCCGCGGGCGGCTACGCGAGGAGCGCCTCGATGGTGCCCTCGTGGGCCTCCCGCAGCTCGTCCAGGGGCAGGGCGAACTCGCCCTGGAGCTCGACCGTGTCACCGTCGACGACACCGATGCGGGTGACGGGCAGGCCGCGCGCCCCGCACATGTCGGTGAAACGGAGCTCCTCGGAGCGCGGGACGGCCACCACGGCACGCCCCGCCGACTCGGAGAAGAGGAACGTGAACGCGTCGAGCCCGTCCGGCACGACCAGCCGCGCGCCCTTGCGGCCGAGCAGCGCCGACTCGACGACCGCCTGGATCAGACCGCCGTCCGACAGGTCGTGCGCGGCGTCGATCATGCCGTCGCGGGAGGCGGAGATCAGGATCTCGGCGAGCAGCCGCTCCCGCTCCAGGTCGACCTTGGGCGGCAGACCGCCGAGGTGGTCGTGGACGACCTGGGACCAGGCCGAGCCGCCGAACTCCTCGCGGGTGTCGCCGAGGAGGTACAGCAGCTGGCCCTCCTCCTGGAAGGCGGCGGGCGTGCGGCGCGCGACGTCGTCGATCACACCGAGCACGGCCACCACCGGGGTCGGGTGGATGGCCGCCTCGCCCGTCTGGTTGTAGAGCGAGACGTTGCCGCCGGTGACCGGGGTGCCCAGCTGCCGGCAGGCGTCGGCCAGACCGCGGATGGCCTCCGCGAACTGCCACATCACCGCGGGGTCCTCGGGCGAGCCGAAGTTCAGGCAGTCGGAGACGGCGAGCGGCTTGGCGCCGGTCGTCGCCACGTTCCGGTAGGCCTCCGAGAGGGCCAGCTGCGCGCCCGCGTACGGGTCGAGCTTGGCGTACCGGCCGTTGCCGTCGGTCGCGATGGCGACGCCGAGGCCGGTCTCCTCGTCGATCCGGATCATCCCGGAGTCCTCGGGCTGGGCGAGGACGGTGTTGCCCTGCACGAAGTGGTCGTACTGGGAGGTGATCCACTTCTTGGAGGCCTGGTTCGGGGAGGACACCAGCTTCAGGACCTGGTCCTTCAGCTCCTCGCCGGTGGCCGGCCGCGGCAGCTTGTTCGCGTCGTCCGCCTGGAGGGCGTCCTGCCAGCCGGGGCGGGCGTAGGGGCGCTCGTAGACCGGGCCGTCGTGGGCGACGGTGCGCGGGTCGACGTCGACGATCTTGCCGCCGTGCCAGAAGATCTCCAGGCGGTCGCCGTCGGTGACCTCACCGATGACGGTCGCGATGACGTCCCACTTGTCGCAGATCTCCAGGAAGCGGTCGACCTTCGACGGCTCGACGACCGCGCACATGCGTTCCTGCGACTCGCTCATGAGGATCTCCTCGGGCGAGAGCGTGGAGTCGCGCAGCGGGACGTCGTCCAGGGTGACGCGCATGCCGCCGGAGCCGTTGGAGGCGAGCTCGGAGGTGGCGCAGGACAGACCGGCCGCGCCGAGGTCCTGGATGCCGACGACCAGCTTCTCGGCGAAGGCCTCCAGGGTGCACTCGATGAGGAGCTTCTCCTGGAAGGGGTCGCCGACCTGCACCGCGGGACGCTTCGACGGCTTGGCGTCGTCGAAGGTCTCGGAGGCGAGGATCGAGGCGCCGCCGATGCCGTCGCCGCCGGTCCTGGCCCCGTAGAGGATGACCTTGTTGCCGGCGCCGGAGGCCTTCGCGAGGTGGATGTCCTCGTGCCGCATCACACCGATGGCACCGGCGTTGACCAGCGGGTTGCCCTGGTAGCAGGCGTCGAAGACGACCTCGCCGCCGATGTTCGGCAGGCCCAGGCAGTTGCCGTAGCCGCCGATGCCGGCGACGACGCCCGGCAGGACGCGCTTGGTGTCGGGGTGGTCGGCGGCGCCGAAGCGCAGCGGGTCCACGACCGCGACCGGACGCGCGCCCATCGC harbors:
- a CDS encoding maleylpyruvate isomerase family mycothiol-dependent enzyme → MPPVRKRARVYDPVKTRAAVVAQFENVRRAVATLTPGQLALPTRLAGWTVRDLAAHLTMAVATVSRNLDRDEPSKAELTLLQWPSATAGRAADIADGTRDLAAANPDLDALFARTGERLAEALAAAPAGRLLAARTGAMTLADYLVTRTVELVVHTDDLNAAVPGLDVPYDRGALAAATRLLADTLADRAPGGATEVRIPPYAVVQCVEGPRHTRGTPPNVVETDPLTWIRLATGRVTWHDALGQAKVTASGERADLGALLPLMA
- the purL gene encoding phosphoribosylformylglycinamidine synthase subunit PurL — translated: MSRTPLDTVEHAAATPDVELPWAELGLKKDEYERVVEILGRRPTGAELAMYSVMWSEHCSYKSSKVHLRQFGEKAPQSDALLVGIGENAGVVDVGQGYAVTFKVESHNHPSYVEPYQGAATGVGGIVRDIIAMGARPVAVVDPLRFGAADHPDTKRVLPGVVAGIGGYGNCLGLPNIGGEVVFDACYQGNPLVNAGAIGVMRHEDIHLAKASGAGNKVILYGARTGGDGIGGASILASETFDDAKPSKRPAVQVGDPFQEKLLIECTLEAFAEKLVVGIQDLGAAGLSCATSELASNGSGGMRVTLDDVPLRDSTLSPEEILMSESQERMCAVVEPSKVDRFLEICDKWDVIATVIGEVTDGDRLEIFWHGGKIVDVDPRTVAHDGPVYERPYARPGWQDALQADDANKLPRPATGEELKDQVLKLVSSPNQASKKWITSQYDHFVQGNTVLAQPEDSGMIRIDEETGLGVAIATDGNGRYAKLDPYAGAQLALSEAYRNVATTGAKPLAVSDCLNFGSPEDPAVMWQFAEAIRGLADACRQLGTPVTGGNVSLYNQTGEAAIHPTPVVAVLGVIDDVARRTPAAFQEEGQLLYLLGDTREEFGGSAWSQVVHDHLGGLPPKVDLERERLLAEILISASRDGMIDAAHDLSDGGLIQAVVESALLGRKGARLVVPDGLDAFTFLFSESAGRAVVAVPRSEELRFTDMCGARGLPVTRIGVVDGDTVELQGEFALPLDELREAHEGTIEALLA